CAGTTTGTCTTTGCCTGCTAATAGATGTTCGCCCAACTTAAGGTATATCAGGCAACTCATGGCGGCTCTGATGTGACGGTGTGTCAAAGCGGATACCTCCCAAATAATGTTAAATTGAGTGCGTATGTCTTTGCCTTTGATGTAAAACAGCAATGGCATAATGCGCATCAGCGACCCGTTGCCATTTTCGCGGTCATCACCCAAGCCCTTTTGATTGCTCAGCGCTTCAGGCACTCCATGCTCCAGAAAAGACTTAAGTTTGGCAATGGCTACTGCAGTTGTGCGTCCAATGTCAAACAATTTGCCTCTGGCTGTCCAGCGACTCTCATAACGCCAAGCAATAAACTCTTGGGCAATGTTTACCAAATCATAACCTTTTGTCAGAGCCTCGGCGAGGCATAGTGTCAATGATGTGTCATCTGACCAAGTGCCCGCCAACTGATTATGCGTGCCATGTCCTACCATATCTACTGCAGGGGTTTCTTTCATTTGGTGGCTTCGCCTAAACTCAAAAGGTACACCGAGCGCATCGCCCATGGCTACTCCTAGTAGTGCATTGATCACCGGATTGGTTTCCATATTATTTCAGTTGTTTTTTTATCTCTTCAATTGCCCGCATGAGCTGAGGGTCTTTATGCTCCACGCGATCTTTAAACGTGTTTTTTACTGAAATATCAGGGGCAACTCCTTCGCGCTCCAGGTTTTTGCCCGCAAGGGTATAACACCCCCACGAAGGCAAGCGATAGAACGAGCCATCGACCAGTGATTTACCTGAAGTAAAAATAATCCAGCGATAAGTTTCTGTTCCGATGATTTTGCCCAAATTGAGTTGTTTAAAACCCGCTGCAGTCATTTCAGCATCACTCAACGATTGTTGATTAATCAAAAGTGTCATAGGCTTGGCAGCTGGAGCAAAATTGGGTTGAACCGCAAAAGCCCCTTCACGGTATTTCCATTTAAGGTAAGGACGTTGCGACAAAAACTTTAATACCTGGTCATGTACATTTCCTCCTGTATTATACCGCAAGTCCAGAATCAAACCTTTGCGGCTGTAGGCTTCTGCGGTCATATAGTTCAAAAACTGTCGTAGCTCGCCGTTTCCCATATCACGCATATGCACATAAGCAATTTGGTTGTTGCTCGTACTATCTACTATATGTTTGCGTTGGTCTTCCCATTCCTGGTACAATTGTCTTCTCAAGGCCTTGGACGATTGTACGTGAAGTCTTACCTTTATTTTTTTGCGTTTTCGCTGAAGCGTCAAAGTTATTTCACGATCATAAGAAGGTTTACTAAAGTATT
This region of Microscilla marina ATCC 23134 genomic DNA includes:
- a CDS encoding ADP-ribosylglycohydrolase family protein, which encodes METNPVINALLGVAMGDALGVPFEFRRSHQMKETPAVDMVGHGTHNQLAGTWSDDTSLTLCLAEALTKGYDLVNIAQEFIAWRYESRWTARGKLFDIGRTTAVAIAKLKSFLEHGVPEALSNQKGLGDDRENGNGSLMRIMPLLFYIKGKDIRTQFNIIWEVSALTHRHIRAAMSCLIYLKLGEHLLAGKDKLLAYEQTRKDVLALWEVIEFPESEKTVFEKSVIQDIRSLPRTDLKSGGYVIEALEASLWCFLTENSYAQAVFSVINLGHDTDTTGAITGGLAGLYYGMQDVPPRWHNVLARHDDIVTLGKLLYEKYGA
- a CDS encoding S41 family peptidase yields the protein PYKISKIVKRSPADVTGKNIKPGDVLIEVNGQKINPDHNREKYFSKPSYDREITLTLQRKRKKIKVRLHVQSSKALRRQLYQEWEDQRKHIVDSTSNNQIAYVHMRDMGNGELRQFLNYMTAEAYSRKGLILDLRYNTGGNVHDQVLKFLSQRPYLKWKYREGAFAVQPNFAPAAKPMTLLINQQSLSDAEMTAAGFKQLNLGKIIGTETYRWIIFTSGKSLVDGSFYRLPSWGCYTLAGKNLEREGVAPDISVKNTFKDRVEHKDPQLMRAIEEIKKQLK